A genomic stretch from Arachis stenosperma cultivar V10309 chromosome 3, arast.V10309.gnm1.PFL2, whole genome shotgun sequence includes:
- the LOC130969675 gene encoding 40S ribosomal protein S27-2-like: MVLQNDIDLLNPPAELEKRKHKLKRLVQSPNSFFMDVKCQGCFNITTVFSHSQTVVVCGNCQTVLCQPTGGRARLTEGCSFRKKGD, encoded by the exons ATG GTTCTGCAGAACGATATTGATTTGCTTAATCCACCGGCTGAACTTGAGAAGAGAAAGCACAAGCTCAAGCGTCTTGTTCAGTCTCCTAATTCTTTCTTCATg GATGTGAAATGCCAAGGTTGCTTCAACAT TACGACTGTATTCAGCCACTCTCAGACAGTCGTGGTTTGTGGAAACTGCCAAACGGTCTTGTGCCAACCTACAGGTGGAAGAGCAAGGCTAACGGAGGGCTGCTCGTTTAGGAAGAAGGGAGACTAA
- the LOC130965808 gene encoding uncharacterized protein LOC130965808 has protein sequence MAQPPSINEVNNTLLTLVSKIDNPEFVSQFRPIALCNVSYKVITKIIANRIKAILQDRISPNQSSFIPGRRIQDNIIVVQEIVHSLRRSKSRKGFIAVKIDLEKAYDRLSWGFIEQCLRDFTLPASLVNVIMHCIKSPTFQVLWNGELTDKFSPTCSIQQEKTQIYFSKGVQCDYRRAITDMAGFQETKVIGRYFGAYILEERGNIRKYRHILDKVKCKLKGQKQKSLSMAGRTVLSQSAIGPLANFAMTHSRVPKYICKSIEKTQRQFIWGSNENEWKIHMVSWETMCKLKEAGGLALKNLERMNTAFIAKLCWEMVNNSESLWVRVLCNKYRVDIHARSWAVGLGSSSLWKAMSQVWNFIEGGTMHRDGNGESTMFWKDFWLNIDGNQHHCLAGRDHGEKYGFLRWVMEPKGVTKGSPE, from the exons ATGGCGCAACCCCCTAGCATCAATGAGGTTAATAATACCTTGTTGACCCTCGTTTCAAAGATTGATAACCCAGAATTTGTGTCTCAGTTCAGACCAATAGCATTGTGTAATGTTTCCTACAAAGTCATTACCAAGATAATAGCCAACAGAATCAAAGCTATCCTTCAAGACAGAATTTCTCCCAATCAATCCAGTTTCATCCCAGGAAGAAGAATCCAAGATAACATCATTGTGGTCCAGGAGATAGTACATTCTTTGAGGAGAAGCAAGTCGAGGAAGGGGTTTATAGCTGTTAAAATAGACCTTGAGAAAGCATACGATAGGCTGAGTTGGGGATTTATTGAGCAGTGTCTCAGAGACTTCACTTTACCGGCCTCCCTTGTTAATGTAATCATGCATTGCATAAAATCTCCCACCTTTCAAGTGCTCTGGAACGGGGAACTAACAGACAAATTCTCCCCCACCTGCAGTATCCAGCAAG AAAAAACTCAGATTTACTTTTCGAAAGGAGTTCAATGTGATTATCGAAGAGCAATAACTGATATGGCAGGATTCCAGGAAACTAAAGTGATTGGGAGGTATTTTGGAGCTTACATACTGGAGGAAAGAGGAAACATAAGGAAGTACAGACACATCCTGGACAAGGTTAAGTGCAAATTGAAAGGGCAGAAGCAAAAAAGTTTATCGATGGCTGGTAGAACCGTACTATCCCAATCAGCCATTGGCCCTTTGGCAAATTTTGCAATGACACATAGTCGGGTTCCCAAATATATCTGCAAGAGTATCGAAAAAACTCAAAGACAATTCATTTGGGGTTCTAATGAAAATGAATGGAAGATACATATGGTTAGCTGGGAGACCATGTGCAAACTGAAAGAGGCTGGTGGACTTGCTTTGAAGAACCTGGAAAGAATGAACACGGCTTTCATTGCCAAATTATGTTGGGAGATGGTTAATAACTCAGAGTCGCTATGGGTTAGAGTCTTGTGTAACAAATACAGAGTTGACATCCATGCAAGGAGTTGGGCTGTTGGTTTGGGTAGCTCTTCTCTATGGAAAGCAATGTCACAGGTCTGGAATTTTATTGAAGGAGGTACTATGCATAGAGATGGCAATGGAGAAAGCACTATGTTCTGGAAAGACTTTTGGTTGAATATCGATGGCAACCAACATCACTGTCTCGCGGGAAGAGATCATGGTGAAAAATATGGTTTCCTCAGATGGGTGATGGAACCTAAAGGAGTTACGAAAGGTTCTCCCGAATGA
- the LOC130965806 gene encoding uncharacterized protein LOC130965806, giving the protein MWVKNRGLDLIDLVNEYFIARLYNEDDYWHVMEGGPWLLFDHYLTIRRWTPDFHLFGADINKVDAWVQLPDLPIEYYEKRFLGKVGDQIGKTLKVDLNTANQARGKFARLCAELDLSKLLDAKYLVNGVTYHIEYEGLHMICFSCGMFGHISDGCMSKTMERDERGVQVQKQPEAVEEEGSQRQQLGHGESIPRDKGKKKQKRTKRQLVKKEENGTKSKGDKAKDIVEAVGGNSRYEVLTEHSNVNDENMNSQATLLRNTPQEKTKEFLNENQMRRAKAQAKCNHMEQNCLKIASTQVAHEAIVKVVPEKPVIQRSTQLNPLLLGQKQQESPIMVDPPESNLDLIHS; this is encoded by the exons ATGTGGGTGAAGAATAGAGGCCTTGACCTCATTGATTTGGTAAACGAGTATTTTATTGCAAGGTTGTACAATGAAGATGATTATTGGCATGTCATGGAAGGGGGACCATGGCTGCTCTTCGACCATTATCTCACCATCCGAAGATGGACACCGGACTTTCACCTTTTTGGAGCTGATATTAACAAAGTGGATGCATGGGTCCAACTCCCAGATTTACCGATAGAATACTATGAAAAAAGATTCTTAGGTAAAGTAGGAGACCAAATAGGAAAGACCCTCAAGGTGGACTTGAATACTGCAAATCAAGCTAGAGGTAAATTCGCACGTCTTTGTGCGGAATTGGACTTAAGCAAACTCTTGGATGCTAAATATTTGGTAAATGGAGTTACTTATCATATTGAATATGAGGGGCTACACATGATCTGTTTCTCTTGTGGAATGTTTGGCCATATTAGTGATGGGTGCATGTCCAAAACCAtggaaagagatgagagaggaGTCCAAGTCCAGAAGCAACCAGAAGCGGTGGAGGAGGAAGGCTCCCAACGACAACAACTGGGGCATGGCGAGAGCATTCCAAGAGACAAGGGTAAAAAA AAGCAAAAAAGGACAAAAAGACAATTGGTAAAAAAAGAGGAAAATGGTACGAAAAGCAAGGGGGACAAAGCGAAAGACATAGTAGAGGCAGTGGGAGGAAATTCCAGGTACGAGGTACTAACAGAGCATTCCAATGTCAATGATGAGAATATGAATAGCCAAGCCACTTTACTCAGGAATACCCCGCAGGAGAAGACAAAAGAGTTCTTAAATGAGAATCAAATGAGGAGAGCAAAAGCCCAAGCTAAATGCAATCATATGGAACAAAATTGCCTGAAGATTGCATCCACCCAAGTCGCCCACGAAGCTATTGTTAAAGTTGTGCCCGAAAAGCCTGTGATCCAAAGAAGCACCCAACTTAACCCACTCCTATTGGGCCAGAAGCAGCAGGAGAGCCCAATAATGGTAGACCCACCAGAGAGCAACCTTGATCTTATTCACTCATAA
- the LOC130965807 gene encoding uncharacterized protein LOC130965807: protein MVMETPMPLEPNTNLEPPDPGETEFSGTELDVIMAHGTDEVIARAASLKFTKALKEYYLQYKPDLVAIQETRCSGRKLSSIKSTRFNFYIIIDANGFSGGIWLMWNNPNYRISEVARHNQTLHVRIKDSREERCLTIAYAHPQDIIRKKFRIFTEAIARNINCLWMICGDFNDIGDISEKKGGSVPDRTSMRRINEWKENCSLIDMGFYGSRFTWRGPMWQDGGRILKRLDRALCNQHWRVLFNDAVVETLPRFK, encoded by the exons ATGGTCATGGAAACTCCCATGCCTCTTGAGCCCAACACTAACCTAGAACCACCTGATCCAGGAGAAACCGAATTCTCCGGGACAGAGCTCGATGTTATAATGGCCCACGGTACAGACGAAGTGATTGC AAGAGCAGCTAGCCTCAAATTCACCAAAGCCCTCAAAGAATATTATTTGCAATATAAGCCTGATCTGGTGGCCATCCAAGAAACTAGATGCAGTGGCAGAAAGTTGTCTTCGATCAAGAGTACAAGATTCAATTTCTATATTATTATTGATGCAAATGGTTTCTCTGGTGGAATATGGTTGATGTGGAATAATCCTAACTATCGGATTTCTGAGGTAGCAAGGCATAATCAAACCCTCCATGTTCGTATTAAAGATAGTAGAGAAGAGCGGTGTCTAACCATCGCATATGCTCACCCCCAAGACATCATTAGAAAGAAGTTTAGAATATTTACAGAGGCTATTGCGAGGAATATTAATTGTCTGTGGATGATTTGTGGTGACTTTAATGATATTGGGGATATTAGCGAGAAAAAAGGTGGAAGTGTTCCTGATAGAACCAGCATGAGGAGAATTAATGAGTGGAAGGAAAACTGCAGTCTTATTGATATGGGATTTTACGGCTCTCGATTTACCTGGAGAGGTCCGATGTGGCAAGATGGAggaagaattttgaaaagactGGACAGAGCTCTTTGCAATCAACATTGGAGGGTCCTCTTCAATGATGCAGTTGTCGAGACTCTTCCCAGATTTAAATAA